In Pedobacter sp. WC2423, the following are encoded in one genomic region:
- a CDS encoding efflux transporter outer membrane subunit, giving the protein MTHKYNKQVFALLVAATFFSACSVTKTYETPQVKTDGLYRGQNVTDSATMASQPWQTLFTDEKLKVLIQKGLDQNVNLKNAIQNILQAQATLQQAKLAFLPTLSADATATRSKQSSAGLNFPPGININTLTNTYKLSMSTSWEADIWGKLSSSKRAALAKYLETDAAKKAVQTQLIADIANNYYGLLALDQQLAITQKTLESRIANVETMKALKEGAVVNGAAVVQSEASRYATEVSIPDLKRSIRETENAISILLAENPGSIDRSTMEAQAVPSDLATGVPAQLLQNRPDVQQAELAFRGAFENTNLAKTYFYPSLTLTASAGFSNLTLKDFFDHSVFYNLVGGLTQPIFNQGLNKARLKTAQSAQIQALNNFQQSLLVAGQEVSNALYAYQTAVEKQDSRAKQVAALVKAVDYTQDLLRFSSATNYTDVLTSEQSLLAAQLSGVSDHLQKMQAMVNLYRALGGGWK; this is encoded by the coding sequence ATGACTCATAAATATAACAAACAGGTTTTTGCTTTACTGGTCGCCGCAACCTTTTTTAGTGCGTGCTCGGTAACGAAAACTTACGAAACACCCCAGGTAAAAACTGATGGATTGTATCGCGGACAAAATGTAACAGATTCTGCAACTATGGCTTCACAGCCATGGCAGACGCTGTTTACAGATGAGAAGCTAAAAGTACTGATCCAAAAAGGCCTTGACCAGAATGTAAACCTGAAAAATGCAATCCAAAACATTTTGCAGGCTCAGGCTACCTTGCAGCAGGCAAAACTGGCTTTTTTACCAACTTTGAGTGCAGATGCAACTGCCACAAGAAGCAAACAGTCTTCTGCGGGTTTAAATTTTCCTCCAGGAATTAATATCAATACGCTGACGAATACTTATAAATTATCCATGAGTACTTCGTGGGAAGCAGATATATGGGGTAAACTGAGCAGTAGTAAACGTGCGGCTTTAGCGAAATACCTGGAAACTGATGCAGCTAAGAAAGCTGTTCAGACGCAATTGATTGCTGATATTGCGAATAACTATTATGGATTACTGGCTTTAGATCAGCAATTGGCTATTACGCAAAAAACACTGGAAAGCAGGATTGCGAACGTAGAAACGATGAAAGCGCTGAAAGAAGGCGCAGTAGTTAATGGTGCAGCCGTAGTACAAAGTGAGGCGAGCCGTTATGCTACTGAAGTTTCTATACCAGACTTGAAAAGAAGTATCCGTGAAACAGAGAACGCAATCAGCATATTACTGGCTGAAAATCCAGGATCTATAGACAGAAGTACTATGGAAGCACAAGCTGTTCCTTCAGATTTAGCAACCGGTGTTCCTGCGCAGTTATTACAAAACCGTCCTGATGTTCAACAGGCAGAGCTTGCTTTCAGAGGGGCATTTGAGAATACAAATCTGGCTAAAACTTATTTCTATCCAAGTTTAACTTTAACGGCTTCTGCTGGTTTCTCAAATTTAACTTTGAAAGACTTTTTCGACCATTCTGTCTTCTATAATTTAGTAGGAGGGCTGACGCAGCCAATTTTCAACCAGGGATTAAATAAAGCACGTTTAAAAACTGCTCAGTCGGCACAAATCCAGGCATTGAATAACTTCCAGCAAAGTTTGCTGGTTGCAGGACAAGAGGTTTCAAACGCACTTTATGCTTATCAGACGGCTGTTGAAAAGCAAGATTCAAGAGCTAAACAAGTTGCAGCACTGGTTAAAGCAGTTGATTACACACAAGACTTGTTACGCTTTAGCTCTGCGACAAACTATACTGATGTGTTAACCTCAGAACAAAGCTTATTAGCAGCACAATTGAGTGGCGTAAGTGATCATTTGCAAAAAATGCAAGCTATGGTTAATCTTTACCGTGCTTTGGGTGGTGGCTGGAAATAG
- a CDS encoding NUDIX domain-containing protein, with translation MKLDQGIIKKSKWMWENCLPHISVDSVVFGFHENQLKVLLLKMNVARKWLLPGGYILKNESLQDAAKRVLFERTGAERVYLQEFGVFGAINRSEGFFEGYEDDLWYKQRFISAGFYALVDYTGVNVSADEYSETCEWRSIDDLPELAMDHQLIYTNALTVLRQQLSYKPIGLNLLPEKFTLPELQKLYETILGKPLNRGNFYRRMMRFDILIKQEDLRKGGAHKAPYLYSFDPLKYHESLQGLDW, from the coding sequence ATGAAATTAGATCAGGGCATCATCAAGAAAAGTAAGTGGATGTGGGAAAATTGTTTGCCTCATATCTCTGTAGACAGCGTAGTATTCGGCTTTCATGAAAACCAGCTTAAAGTATTATTACTCAAAATGAATGTTGCCCGGAAATGGTTATTACCAGGCGGTTATATTCTTAAAAATGAAAGTTTACAAGATGCAGCGAAACGTGTTTTGTTTGAACGTACAGGTGCGGAACGGGTCTATTTGCAAGAATTTGGTGTATTTGGGGCAATAAACCGTTCTGAAGGATTCTTTGAAGGCTATGAGGATGATTTGTGGTACAAACAACGTTTTATCTCTGCCGGGTTCTATGCTCTGGTAGATTACACCGGGGTAAATGTGAGCGCAGATGAATATAGTGAAACCTGTGAATGGCGAAGTATTGATGATTTGCCGGAATTAGCGATGGATCATCAATTAATCTATACGAATGCTTTAACTGTATTAAGACAACAACTAAGCTATAAACCAATTGGCCTGAATTTACTTCCGGAGAAGTTTACGCTGCCGGAGTTGCAAAAGCTGTATGAAACGATATTGGGGAAACCATTAAACAGAGGTAATTTTTACCGCCGTATGATGCGTTTTGACATCCTGATCAAACAAGAAGACCTGCGTAAAGGTGGGGCGCATAAAGCACCCTACCTTTACAGCTTTGATCCTCTGAAATATCATGAGTCCCTGCAAGGGCTCGATTGGTAA
- a CDS encoding pseudouridine synthase: protein MLEIVYQDDHIIAINKPHGLLVHRSSIATDAKEFALQLLRDQVNRRVSPVHRLDRKTGGLLLFAFGKDVEIALHQQFQNGEIQKKYLAIVRGYAPDSQDIDYPLVKENGAIQEAFTSFITLKRAELDIALGQHPTSRYSLVEATPATGRMHQLRKHFAHIFYPIIGDRKHGCNKQNRFFKEQWEMTTMLLHASELSFKHPVTKEDIHLKADIHEEFKRVMDIMSW from the coding sequence ATGCTTGAAATCGTATACCAGGATGATCATATCATTGCGATCAATAAACCACACGGACTACTTGTACATCGTTCCTCCATTGCAACCGATGCGAAAGAATTTGCCTTACAACTCTTAAGAGATCAGGTGAACAGACGCGTAAGTCCTGTACATCGTTTAGATAGAAAAACAGGTGGTTTATTGTTATTTGCTTTCGGGAAAGATGTTGAAATTGCATTGCATCAGCAGTTTCAAAATGGAGAAATACAAAAGAAATACCTTGCAATTGTTAGAGGCTATGCACCTGACAGCCAGGATATCGATTACCCATTAGTGAAAGAAAACGGTGCAATTCAAGAAGCTTTTACTTCGTTTATTACCTTAAAAAGAGCGGAACTTGATATTGCTTTGGGTCAGCACCCTACTTCAAGATACTCTTTAGTAGAAGCAACCCCTGCAACCGGACGTATGCACCAGCTTCGTAAACACTTTGCACATATCTTTTACCCAATTATTGGTGACCGGAAACATGGGTGTAACAAACAAAACAGGTTCTTCAAAGAGCAGTGGGAAATGACAACGATGCTATTACACGCTTCAGAACTCAGCTTCAAACACCCGGTTACCAAAGAAGATATTCATTTAAAAGCCGATATACACGAAGAGTTTAAAAGAGTGATGGATATCATGAGCTGGTAA
- a CDS encoding thiol-disulfide oxidoreductase DCC family protein: MSSTLTGKKDIILFDGICNFCNSYINYVISHDQHNRFVFASLQSDVAKELSAIHHINLLDLNSIVVINNRRVLTRSDGIIHIAKHLKSRWSWLLFLIEFIPRSVRNYGYTLFASRRYSWFGQMNSCVVPTQEMRKKFLI, translated from the coding sequence ATGTCATCAACTTTAACCGGAAAAAAAGATATCATACTGTTTGATGGAATTTGTAATTTCTGCAACAGTTATATCAATTATGTGATTAGCCACGATCAGCATAACCGATTCGTTTTTGCTTCTTTACAAAGTGACGTAGCCAAAGAATTATCAGCCATTCACCATATCAACCTGCTAGATCTGAACAGTATAGTCGTGATCAACAACAGAAGAGTTCTTACCCGTTCTGATGGGATTATCCATATAGCTAAACATTTAAAGAGCAGGTGGTCATGGTTATTGTTCCTGATTGAATTTATTCCGCGTTCTGTCCGGAATTATGGTTATACATTATTCGCCAGCCGCCGGTATTCCTGGTTTGGGCAAATGAACAGTTGTGTAGTTCCGACTCAGGAAATGAGAAAGAAATTCCTGATTTGA
- a CDS encoding response regulator, with product MSTIKIAIADDYAIFRDGLKVGLNQDKAMEVVLEAGNGADLLDGLSQNEVDVILMDLRMPGMDGMEATKQIRKKYEHIRIIAVTLHDEDSFVVHLMEIGAHAYLLKDADPVDIREAIYAVHLHGYYFNELMNKALLKKLINKGNFKPAFTNKVALSERELEVLQLICDEKTAIEIGSAIFLSPRSVEGIKQRLIDKIGVRNTAGLVLFAVKNGLI from the coding sequence ATGAGCACAATAAAAATAGCAATAGCAGATGATTATGCAATATTCCGGGATGGCTTAAAAGTAGGTCTGAACCAGGATAAAGCGATGGAGGTAGTCCTGGAAGCAGGAAATGGCGCCGATCTGCTGGATGGATTGTCACAAAATGAAGTAGATGTCATTTTGATGGATCTGAGGATGCCAGGAATGGATGGCATGGAGGCTACCAAACAAATACGAAAGAAATATGAGCATATCCGGATCATTGCGGTCACTTTACATGATGAAGATAGTTTTGTAGTTCATCTGATGGAAATTGGTGCACATGCTTATTTGCTGAAAGATGCTGATCCTGTTGACATCAGGGAAGCCATATACGCCGTGCACCTGCATGGTTATTATTTTAATGAGCTGATGAATAAGGCACTGCTCAAAAAGTTGATTAACAAAGGGAACTTCAAACCTGCATTTACAAATAAAGTTGCCTTATCAGAACGTGAGCTGGAAGTCCTGCAATTAATTTGCGATGAAAAAACAGCCATTGAAATTGGTTCGGCAATTTTTTTAAGTCCGCGTTCTGTAGAAGGGATCAAACAGCGTCTTATTGATAAAATTGGTGTCCGCAATACTGCCGGCCTTGTATTATTCGCTGTAAAAAACGGGCTGATATAA
- a CDS encoding sensor histidine kinase, giving the protein MSIISLISFLTSSLLKVSMQLVNIDIRLFLVVGIAAMLLLFISFLLIFIFTQRKKLQYQNALQALNERQKNQLIEAAIKSEEAERHRIAEELHDEVGAILAASKLHFRSIKLSTGEYNQSIYIKAKELLDEGIKKVRNISHSLHSAILQEFGLNEAISQFALKISHESLIGVTVELDHVHHYPMINDISVYRIVQELLNNIITHAQATKIHIISEYTSQELIMKISHNGLGLTQQRFEELRFEKNGLGLKNIQNRAISLNGKLIFSQQETGYQINIHVPTNQINT; this is encoded by the coding sequence ATGTCCATAATATCTCTTATATCGTTTTTAACCTCTTCATTGCTAAAGGTTTCTATGCAGCTGGTAAACATTGATATCAGACTTTTTCTTGTAGTAGGTATTGCAGCAATGCTATTGCTGTTTATTAGCTTTTTGCTGATTTTTATATTTACACAACGTAAGAAATTACAGTATCAGAATGCTCTTCAGGCCTTAAATGAACGGCAAAAGAATCAACTGATAGAAGCGGCAATCAAAAGTGAAGAGGCTGAAAGGCATCGTATAGCCGAAGAATTGCATGATGAAGTAGGTGCAATTCTAGCCGCTTCCAAACTACATTTTCGCAGCATCAAATTGAGCACAGGAGAATATAATCAGAGCATCTATATTAAAGCCAAAGAGTTACTGGACGAAGGGATCAAAAAGGTAAGAAATATATCCCACAGTCTCCATTCTGCAATTTTGCAGGAGTTTGGATTAAATGAAGCCATCAGTCAGTTTGCTTTAAAAATTTCGCATGAATCTCTGATTGGAGTTACAGTTGAGCTTGATCATGTACACCACTACCCTATGATAAATGATATCAGCGTTTATCGTATTGTTCAGGAACTGCTCAATAATATTATTACACATGCACAGGCTACTAAAATTCATATCATTTCTGAGTATACAAGCCAGGAATTAATCATGAAAATTTCACACAATGGCCTGGGCCTGACTCAGCAGCGTTTTGAAGAATTGCGGTTTGAGAAAAATGGTCTGGGTCTTAAGAACATACAAAACAGAGCCATATCCCTGAATGGAAAACTGATATTCTCCCAGCAGGAAACAGGTTATCAAATTAATATTCACGTTCCAACTAACCAGATAAATACATGA